A genome region from Fervidobacterium changbaicum includes the following:
- a CDS encoding alanine/ornithine racemase family PLP-dependent enzyme, whose product MKPERIYPRMIINLSAIRQNASRVVEICHSKGIELVGVTKLSLGNPLIAKSMRAAGVDKIGESRLKNIENLYHAGIPGPFQLLRIPMLSEIPKAIRLVDEFLVSMPQVALEIDRCAKELDKNVNIIYMIDVGDLREGVWFENAVEEILSTVGNLKHAILRGIGTNLGCYGGVLPTKENMGLLVEIKKTLESRLGYELIVSGGSTVTLKMLEDNTLPDGINQFRVGEGIILGTDATGDRDIPYLRQDTVILEAEVVEVDYKPSVPVGEIGKDAFGRTPLFEDRGLRKRIILAIGEQDVKPDGLIPFEQGLKVLHASSDHLIVDTTESDKEFRPGDIVRFRMSYGCALRAFTSPYVEKVFIED is encoded by the coding sequence AGGCAGAACGCTTCAAGAGTTGTTGAAATCTGTCATTCAAAAGGGATCGAACTAGTCGGAGTAACAAAACTGTCCTTAGGCAATCCACTGATTGCAAAGTCAATGAGAGCTGCTGGAGTTGACAAAATTGGAGAATCTCGTTTGAAGAATATAGAAAATCTATACCACGCCGGTATTCCTGGACCTTTTCAGTTGCTGAGAATCCCTATGCTTTCCGAAATCCCGAAAGCGATCCGTCTGGTTGACGAATTTCTTGTTTCCATGCCTCAAGTCGCGCTTGAAATTGACAGGTGTGCAAAAGAATTAGATAAGAACGTGAATATCATTTATATGATAGATGTTGGAGATTTACGAGAAGGTGTTTGGTTTGAAAACGCTGTCGAAGAAATCCTCTCGACTGTTGGGAATTTGAAACATGCGATTTTAAGGGGAATAGGAACTAACTTAGGTTGTTACGGTGGTGTATTACCAACGAAAGAAAACATGGGGTTACTTGTTGAAATCAAGAAGACACTCGAATCACGTTTGGGGTATGAACTCATTGTAAGTGGTGGAAGCACGGTTACTTTGAAAATGTTGGAAGATAATACCTTGCCAGATGGGATTAACCAGTTTAGAGTTGGAGAAGGCATCATACTTGGGACCGACGCCACCGGAGACAGAGATATCCCTTATCTGAGGCAAGATACAGTGATATTAGAGGCAGAAGTGGTGGAAGTTGATTACAAGCCATCCGTTCCTGTGGGAGAAATCGGGAAGGACGCATTCGGAAGAACGCCACTGTTCGAAGACAGGGGCCTCAGAAAAAGAATCATACTTGCAATAGGAGAACAAGACGTGAAACCAGATGGATTGATACCTTTTGAACAGGGCCTAAAAGTGCTCCACGCATCGAGCGACCATCTCATTGTAGATACAACGGAAAGTGATAAGGAATTTAGGCCGGGAGACATTGTTAGATTCAGAATGAGTTATGGATGTGCACTTAGAGCGTTCACAAGTCCATATGTAGAGAAAGTTTTTATCGAAGATTAA